The genomic stretch GCGCTCCCTACCTGCGGTGCGGCGGgcaggcgggcggcggcggcagcggagCGTCCAGCGCGCGGAGGGAGGCGGCCGACTGCTCCGAGCCGAGGCATCCCCGCATTTATTTGAGCTCAAACCCAGCGACTGTTGACTTTAGCACACAAAGCAAAGATTTCACTGCCCGctagtttaaaaatgaatattttaccaAGATATCGATCAGCGTTATAAAATTCAGTTAAGTACAATGGGATcctggcaaaaaagaaaaaaaaaataataaaggagggAGAGGCAATATAATATCTGTGCAAATTTGCTGAAGTGTGACGTGGCATGGAAAGTTTACCCTCCTGGAATTCGGATCTAGAATGTTTTTTTCGGTTGTTTACTGACTGTTTATTCACAGATCACGGATGCTTAAACCCGCGCGCGGATGGCgcggggaaaaggaagaaaaagagggagagagagggaaaaacaaacgCTGCACCCTACCACGCAGAGTTGGGGGACGCGGGCGGCGGGCGGTCTGAGCGCCAGTAAGCTGGGGGCCCtgcggggggaggggctggggcgggAGGATGGGGGGTGTGAAAGACGCAGGACGCGCAGAAAAGCCTCCGGAGCGGCCGGCTCCCCGACATCCTTTTTATGTATTCGGACAGAACTATATCTTATCTGGCCGGGATCAGTGGAGGGGGGCGCGCTAAGTAGTTTAAAACGACCCTCGCACAATGGGCGTGCGATAGGAAACATAGCAGGTTAGGGCAGCGCTTTCAGCCTTCATTGTCCCGCACTCGGCCCCCGGCCCTGCCTCTCGGCTCCTTCGCCACGGGAGCCTTTTATGTGATAATGAAACACATTTCAGGCTGGGCTCACGACGTGTGTGTCCTTGCCAGGGGGAGAGACGGCCCTGATTGCTGGCTGCGACCTCCGgatccctcccaccacccccctccccaatttCTCTTCCTTGTGTTCTTCGGGACAATGTGGCATGTTAAAAAGGGATTTGGAGGCGGGAGGCGGAGGCGAGGACCAACCCCCCTCAGGCGCGTGGGAAGGCCAGGGTTTGAGGGGCAGAGAGACCCCGCAAGGTGGGGAGGGCTCTCGCAGAGGTGGTATCCAGGCTTGGGGCGAAGCTGGGACACTCCAAGTTTGGATGGTCGAGAAGCCCAAAGGTCTAGTCCGGGACACGGGAGCCTGAGCTTAGAAACCTGAGTCCGAAAGTTTTGGCCTCCGACTCTGCGGAGATTCTCACCCATCGCAAGCTAGCTGCGCCCTGGATGGCTCCTGCCCTCACTCGGCCAGCTTGCCTGCCAGCAGATGCCCAGGGCAAAGCCAAAGCGGAGCCCACTTTGTGAAGCCGGGCCCCGCTTGGCCTCCGAGGTTTCCACTTCGGTTGGCCGAGGATTTAGGGGAACTAGGCTGTCTGTGGAGAGAGGCAGTACGATTTGTAATAATTTATTCTGGgtctttctttatacttttcgGTTTTCCTTGAAGAATCACAACATACCCACTCACCTCCTTGGTGCTGTAATCTTAGATTGCCAACCCGGGCTAAGAGGCCGCTTGGCCAAGGCCTCGGAgtttggggggagaggggagggagaaaaccTGCAGACCCTGGGATCCCACCCCTGACAAGGGGCACCTGGCCAGCCATGCAGGACACCCCATTACCTCTGCCTCATCCcccaatatacatattttaaaagatttccatCAGGACCCTGAGTTCCCTTTAAAATCACTTCCAGGAGAAAGTCTTTTGTTTCTCCAGACCAGATGCTCAAATGCATGGTTCCAGAAGCCTCACTACTCCTGGGCTGCAGCAAGTTCTACCAAGGTTGTGCAGAACACCTCAGTGAAggtggagggtgggatggagggtggAGTGTAGACAGAGGCCTGAGGCTGTCAATCCAGGCGGAGTTCCAATTCCACGGAAGGGTGAATGGGTGCAGAGAGgcagtgatgaaaaggaaaagagctGCACCAAGAATTTGCAAGTCCAATTGGGGCTCCCTGCCTTGAAGGGAGGCCTAGGATTGGGCATACAGGAAAAAACATGGAAAATCCAGGCTTCTTTCCAGAGAAGCCAGCCCCAGGGTCCAAGAGACGTCAACAACATTGCACCTTCACATGGCCCAGCTGGAAAATACAGATAGGATGTGTGGTTTTCTCCAGGCTTCGGAGATAAACCTGCATCATCCCCACAATCCCCAGAATGGTTCACCTGGGATCTGTGAGTTTCACTGTGTGTAAAGTTAAACCCAAAATTCAAAGAAGTAACCTTGAACAATGTTGAGTTCCATTAACGATGTCCTTGCTGAAGTGTTTAGGGGGAAGTGTACTGAAGTctgaaatttactttgaaatgcatctaGGAAAGTAAGATAAGTGGGCCTATGGACGTGtggatagatggacagatatGCTGCATAACAAGTATAGTGAAATGAGAACTGTAGGATCTGGGCAATGGGTATGTGTCTGTTTACTGTAAAATTCATTCAACTTTACTTTGtctgaaaatgttaataataaataGTTGATAAAACAACAACTACCTCccccagaataaaataaaacctgcAACCAGCCAGGATCTCCCTccctcaatttttaaataattcccaggtctgtttattttttaaatcaagcaaaggaaaaaaaaatcttgaagatTCAAAGCAAAAAAACTGGCAATAACACTTTAATATAGATTTGTGGAACTCTGGTTCTTGTAGTCAGAACACACATTTATAAGCCATAAATAAAGCACGCGGAAACCATAAATTAATCAGACTCGAGACCTGAATTTCACCGTATCAAGAAtgggaatacttttttttttctttttcttgatcattTACAACAGACCCTTacatcattttttctcttttttaaacaatAGTACAACTCTGTTTTCTGTTAAAACTACAGTTTTACACTGAGTCACTcacaaaagtttgtttttttcttttttgttttttgttttttgttgctttttttgttttttgttttttttaataaagtaagaCTTCCCTGCAATGACAGCAACGGAGAgaaaccacaacaacaaaaagtcagaATTCGCAGGTGCTTAAAGAAGCAGGCGTCTACACAgtagtggaaactgaggctttcctttttctcttttttttgactgtttatctttttttccctttccctccttaTATATCATGATAGACATCAGCGTGGCCCatgtgagggagggaagggctgCAGAGGGTGAGGGGAGACCTCTGTTCCGGGGGCGGGGGTGTGACGGGTCCTTCTTCCTCGTATCTTTCCAGCACCCCTTTCTCAGAGTCTCTACCCCATTTCCTGTCTCTCCCGTCTGGGTCCGGGCTAGCCAGGTCACGCCGTCTTCTTAAGAGGAGTTCATAATGGGCCTGGAGTACACCCCCTGGTAGTAGGAGGTGTCTGGGGCCAGGGTCGAGGCGTCCAGGCCCGCTTTGTTCGTGATCGGGCCCATGGCCAGGCTTCCCGGCATGGGGGACCCGTAGCCGGGGTAGTGCATCACCTGTTCGTAGGCCTTGAGGTCCATTTtgtggggctggtggtggtgatgactgTGGTGGTGCTGCTGCTCCGAGGACATGAGGTTGTTGATGGAGAAGGGGTGGTTGAAGGCGTAGTGGTGCTCCGGCTTCAGGTGGGCCTCTGGCGGCAGGCCCGGGTGATGCGGCGGGCCCAGCAAGTGGGCCGcggcctgctgctgctgccctggCGAGGGCGCCGGCTCCGCGGGGCTCAACGCCGCGGCCGGCGTCCCCTTCAGCTCCCCGAGGCCCCCTCGCTTGTGCTCCTGGCACGGGGAGGCGCTCGAGTGGGGCGATTCGGTGCCCGCCGGAGTCTCGGAGACCGGCCCGGCGGCCTCCCCGAGCTGACCCTGCGAGGCCTGGGCCCCGGCGGCCGCCTTCTTACCGCCGCCCGCGGCGCCCGCGGCCTCCTTCAGGGCCAGCTGCTTCTCGCACTTGAAGCGCTTCTGGCGGCGCAGGTAGCAGCCATTCTCGAACATGTTGCCCGAGTCGGGGTGCAGGGTCCAGAAGGAGCCCTTGCCGGGCTTGTCGGGCGAGCGGGGCACCTTGAGGAAGCAGTCGTTGAAGGAGAGCGAGTGGCGGATGGAGTTCTGCCAGCGCTGCTGGTTCTGCCGGTAGAAGGGGAAGAGGTCCATGATCCACTGGTAGATCTCGCTCAGCGTCAGCATCTTGTTGGGGCTCTGCTGAATGGCCATGGTGATGAGCGAAATGTACGAGTAGGGTGGCTTGGCGTGCGTATAGCTGCGCCGGTAAGTCTTGGGGTCGCGCGCGCGGCTCAGGCCCGCCTGCCCGTACATGGGGCTCATGGAGTTCATGTTCGCGTAGGGTGCCAGGCCGCCCATGGCCCCGGCCGCCTGCCCCCCGAGCGGGCTCAGGCTCGGGCTCAGGTGCGGCCCCATGCCAGCCACGCCGGCCGCCCCGGCCGAGCCGCCCATGCCGGCCATGGCGCCCGCCCCGGGGGACATGCCGGCCAGGGACGGGCTCATGCCAGCGCCCACGTACGACGACATGTTCATGGAGCCGGCGCTCATGTTGCCCGAGCCGCTGCCCATGGCGGCCGCCGACATGCTCATGTACGTGTTCATGCCGTTCATCCCCAGGCCGGCGTTCATGTTGCTCACCGAGGAGTAGCCCTGAGGACAGAGCCCGGAGGGAGGCGCACAGCGTTAGCACCGCGGCCGAAGCGTGCCCGGcctgacccccccaccccgcccaccgGGCCAACCCAGGCCCCCGCCTCCAGGGAGGCCTCCGGGGAGTCCTGCCCtcgcccggccccggccccgcgtCCGTTTCACCCGGAGCGCGCCGCGATCGCCCTCGGGGAGGTGGCGCGGGGGCCGCCGCTCTGCGCCCGTGGCCGCCTCCTCGCCCTCCTGCGCCTCGCTCAGACTCTAAAACAGAGGTCCCCGGGAGCGCCCCAAGCCAGGCATCCCAAATGCATCTTCCCTCCGCAGAGTACCCCCGACTCTCACGCCAGCATACCGAGCAGGCGCCGCGGCCCCGGACGCCACCTCCGACCCTGGCCAGCGACCTGTGGGACAAGGCGCAGGGCGCCCGGCGGCCTCCCGCGGAGACGATCCCAGGGTCCTCGCCATTCAGCCTTCCTCCCGGGACCCCATTCTGGGCCCCAAGGGAACCGAAACGCGGTACCTGCGCGCAGTCTGGGGCCAGCCGGAGGCATTGAGTGGAGGAACAGGGAGGGGACCGCGAACAGAACTACACGCGGCTGGGCTCTGCAGCCAcaaactttctttctctttgtcgcCTAGTCCTGGACCTTTTTTCTCTACCTCAGCCCCCAACTCCTACCCACCTTCTCCActccagctccccaccccctcgCCGGCcgacctcccacccctccccagccgcGCGCTGCCAAACACAACTCTGTTAGGATAGTGCGTGGCTCGGCCACGAAGAGGATTTGGAGGCGCCGCAAGTCAATATTTGATCACAAAGTTAATATTATCTCAAGGCTAACAGTGTGTCGTATAAAAAAGAGACCCATTTGAGTCGAAGGAGGGTGGAAAAGGCGGCTGCCCGGAGCGGCTGGggtgggggccgggggccggCCAGGGCAGCGGTCCAGAGGTTGGGGCCGAGAGCGGACGCCGCCACCCCGCTTCCCCCGGCAAAGGCGAGTGCCTACCTCGGGCTCGGCATAGTAGCTGCTCCAGTCGGACGGCTCGTGCCCTTCCATCTTCACTGCTCCCAGCATACTGGAAGCCGAGTGCATGGCAGTTTAAAATTTAACAGCCCCAGCAAACGACCGGcaatcacccccccacccccaccctcctttCTAAAAAAAGTCAGCCAAGGCaccgtcccctccctccctctcgcgCTCCCTCTCTCTCGGCtccactccctctctccctcggCCGGCCGGAGGCAGTGGTTGGAAGTGGGCGGGAGGGGTGAGTCGCGGGAGGAGGGGGCCGAGGGTAGGAGGAGGCCCGGAGCCGATCCCCGCTGCCGGagcgcccgccgcccgccgccgccgccgccgcgctcgCGGGCTGCCCGGTGGAGGCCGAGGCTGGCAGTGCCGAGCTGCCGGGAGGCGGCGGGAAGCGCGCGGcgcgggggcgggtggggggggggtggagaagaggaggaggaggaggaagaggaggaggtggaggtggtggaggaggaggaggagggggagggaggaggaggaggagga from Balaenoptera acutorostrata chromosome 15, mBalAcu1.1, whole genome shotgun sequence encodes the following:
- the FOXA2 gene encoding hepatocyte nuclear factor 3-beta, encoding MHSASSMLGAVKMEGHEPSDWSSYYAEPEGYSSVSNMNAGLGMNGMNTYMSMSAAAMGSGSGNMSAGSMNMSSYVGAGMSPSLAGMSPGAGAMAGMGGSAGAAGVAGMGPHLSPSLSPLGGQAAGAMGGLAPYANMNSMSPMYGQAGLSRARDPKTYRRSYTHAKPPYSYISLITMAIQQSPNKMLTLSEIYQWIMDLFPFYRQNQQRWQNSIRHSLSFNDCFLKVPRSPDKPGKGSFWTLHPDSGNMFENGCYLRRQKRFKCEKQLALKEAAGAAGGGKKAAAGAQASQGQLGEAAGPVSETPAGTESPHSSASPCQEHKRGGLGELKGTPAAALSPAEPAPSPGQQQQAAAHLLGPPHHPGLPPEAHLKPEHHYAFNHPFSINNLMSSEQQHHHSHHHHQPHKMDLKAYEQVMHYPGYGSPMPGSLAMGPITNKAGLDASTLAPDTSYYQGVYSRPIMNSS